A single genomic interval of Nerophis lumbriciformis linkage group LG17, RoL_Nlum_v2.1, whole genome shotgun sequence harbors:
- the LOC133614277 gene encoding extracellular calcium-sensing receptor-like, whose amino-acid sequence MTMAFAIEEINRNTELLPNVTLGYRLYDNCGSLMVGFSGALSLASGREEQFLFQEECVGSPPVLGIVGDSYSTFSIATSMVLGLYKMPIVSYFSTCSCLSNRKLFPSFFRTIPNDDFQVRALIQILKHFNWTWAGLLVTDDDYGLGVARSFQYELARSGSGCLAYLEVLPWDKDLHEIQRIVTLMKRSTARIVMAFAHESHMLHLLDEIVKQNVTGLQWVASESWTAATVLQTPRFMYYLGGTLGIAIRRGEIPGLLDFLLQIRPDKHDEHGYSLVNQFWENTFYCRFVPQAGWLGATCTGLEDLTSVETDFFNLSNLRPEYNIYKAVYALAYALHDLLKCVTGKGPFSGDSCATLQSLEPWQLLHYLQKVNFTTSFGDQVSFDVKGDALPIYDVINWHWLPDGQTKVQHVGEVKKSALKGEELTLDENKIIWSVGYTKPPRSVCSENCPPGTRMARKKGQPECCFDCIPCSEGKISNITDSTKCTSCPEDFWSNPEHDRCVPKKTEFLSYHEPLGICLTSVALLGTFICAVVLGIFIYHRSTPIVRANNSELSFLLLMSLKLCFLCSLLFIGHPRLWTCQLRHAAFGISFVLCVSCILVKTMVVLAVFRSSKPGGGAGLKWFSAMKQRGTIMALSCIQAVICTAWIVSASPTPHKNVQYHNDKIVYECVVGSSVGFAVLLGYIALLAILSFLLAFMVRHLPDNFNEAKLITFSMLIFCAVWVAFVPAYINSPGKYADAVEVFAILASSFGLLVALFGPKCYIILLRPERNTKKAIMGRYKH is encoded by the exons ATGACCATGGCCTTCGCCATCGAGGAAATCAACAGAAACACAGAGCTGCTGCCCAACGTCACTTTGGGATATAGACTTTACGACAATTGCGGTTCGCTGATGGTCGGGTTTAGTGGAGCGCTGTCACTGGCCAGCGGTCGAGAAGAGCAGTTTTTGTTCCAGGAAGAATGTGTGGGAAGCCCTCCAGTGCTTGGCATTGTTGGGGATTCCTATTCGACTTTCTCCATTGCCACATCAATGGTGCTGGGTCTATACAAGATGCCCATT GTGAGTTATTTTTCCACATGCTCCTGTCTGAGCAATCGGAAATTATTTCCATCCTTCTTCAGAACAATCCCCAACGATGATTTTCAG GTTCGAGCATTGATCCAGATCCTGAAACATTTCAACTGGACTTGGGCCGGCCTGCTTGTCACTGATGATGACTATGGACTCGGTGTTGCCCGCTCGTTCCAGTACGAGCTGGCCCGGTCTGGCAGCGGCTGTCTGGCCTACCTGGAGGTTCTACCTTGGGACAAAGACCTACATGAAATCCAGCGGATTGTGACTTTAATGAAGAGGTCAACCGCCCGAATAGTCATGGCGTTTGCACACGAGAGCCACATGCTTCACCTGCTGGATGAG ATCGTAAAGCAGAATGTGACAGGCCTGCAGTGGGTTGCCAGTGAATCCTGGACGGCAGCCACGGTGCTCCAGACTCCACGTTTCATGTACTACCTGGGGGGCACGCTGGGTATCGCCATCCGTCGAGGGGAAATACCAGGACTCCTTGACTTCCTCTTACAAATACGTCCTGACAAGCACGACGAACACGGCTACAGCTTG GTGAACCAATTCTGGGAGAACACATTTTATTGTCGATTTGTGCCGCAAGCCGGCTGGCTCGGTGCAACCTGCACAGGGCTTGAAGATTTAACGAGTGTGGAGAcagatttttttaatctttctaaCCTCAGACCTGAGTATAATATTTACAAGGCGGTCTACGCTCTGGCGTATGCCCTTCATGACCTGCTGAAGTGTGTGACTGGCAAAGGGCCTTTCAGCGGGGACAGTTGTGCTACTTTGCAGAGTCTGGAGCCATGGCAG CTTTTGCACTATCTGCAAAAGGTCAACTTCACCACATCGTTTGGTGACCAAGTGTCTTTTGATGTGAAGGGTGACGCCTTACCAATATATGATGTCATTAACTGGCATTGGCTCCCTGATGGACAAACCAAAGTGCAGCATGTGGGTGAGGTTAAGAAGTCGGCATTAAAAGGCGAAGAACTCACACTTGATGAAAACAAAATCATCTGGAGTGTTGGCTACACCAAG CCTCCTAGGTCTGTGTGCAGTGAGAACTGTCCTCCAGGTACTCGCATGGCCAGAAAGAAGGGACAACCTGAGTGTTGTTTTGACTGCATCCCTTGCTCTGAAGGAAAGATCAGCAATATTACTG ACTCCACAAAGTGCACCAGCTGTCCAGAGGACTTCTGGTCCAACCCTGAGCATGACCGCTGTGTTCCTAAGAAAACAGAGTTCCTTTCCTACCACGAGCCCCTTGGCATCTGCTTGACAAGTGTTGCTTTGCTGGGCACATTTATCTGCGCTGTTGTTCTGGGGATATTCATCTATCATCGCAGCACACCCATTGTGCGGGCCAACAATTCAGAACTCAGCTTCCTGCTCTTGATGTCACTTAAACTGTGTTTCCTCTGTTCGCTCTTGTTCATCGGCCATCCCAGGCTGTGGACTTGTCAGCTGAGACATGCAGCCTTTGGAATCAGCTTTGTGCTCTGTGTATCGTGCATCCTGGTTAAAACAATGGTGGTTCTGGCTGTGTTCAGGTCCTCCAAACCAGGAGGTGGAGCCGGTCTGAAGTGGTTTAGTGCCATGAAGCAGAGAGGAACAATTATGGCTCTTTCTTGCATTCAGGCAGTTATCTGCACTGCTTGGATTGTTTCTGCATCACCGACTCCTCATAAAAACGTGCAATACCACAATGACAAAATTGTTTATGAGTGTGTAGTTGGCTCTAGTGTAGGCTTTGCAGTGTTGCTGGGCTATATTGCTTTACTAGCTATCCTCAGCTTCCTGTTAGCATTTATGGTAAGACATCTCCCAGACAACTTCAACGAGGCTAAACTTATTACCTTCAGTATGTTGATCTTCTGTGCCGTGTGGGTTGCCTTCGTCCCTGCTTACATCAACTCTCCCGGAAAATACGCAGACGCGGTGGAGGTCTTTGCCATCCTGGCGTCCAGTTTTGGCCTCTTAGTGGCACTGTTTGGACCTAAATGCTACATCATCCTGCTGAGACCAGAGAGAAACACAAAGAAAGCTATTATGGGCCGATATAAGCATTGA
- the LOC133614302 gene encoding extracellular calcium-sensing receptor-like translates to MVRKSRRRALRRCNSLAPQNTPPMSRLSWFPTRRWPSSTLLLLLVGLLSRQPGLRVGLQAVHTLTCPRWGTPGNRGLFRDGEIVIGGLFHVHYTPPPMDNDFTDEPRYKECTVLEHLPMQYIYAMVFAVEEINRNPTLLPGIHLGYHIRDSCASHPWATQAALSLVSGDSSSCNPEDIAEDSKGVPLIIGGASSKTAIVLSRVLSPLSVPLMSYQSSCPCLSDRRQFPNFFRTIPSDIYQARAIASLALYFKWTWIGAVVANDDYGLVAVKLFQEETLGSGVCLAFLETLNRPNIASDARRAALAIKASSAKVILVFSWYTEVREVFLQLAQMNVTDRQFIASEAWSTSGSLLQNPITSKVASGVLGIAIRSSPILGFENYIRSLTPFRRPDDDFLTEFWEQEFACRIPDGSASTPSANMSNPRTSLPLCSGEESLEVVDNLFTDTSQLRQAYNVYLAVYAAAHAIHNRLACPATTSRDRSSTCSSTKDVKPAELLQHLNEVNFTTPQGERLYFQGGDIPPKYDLVNWQKTPEGSLKLVLVGHVDGHDIHLNDTAVQWSSGSLQVPSSVCSESCPPGTRVARRKGEPICCFDCIQCADGEISNTTGSSNCERCPVETWSNTDRTACIPRQLDFLSFNETLGITLTTVAVSGTMVTTAVFVVFLYYRHTPVVRANNCELSFLLLLSLKLCFLCSLLFIGRPSAWACRFQQAAFGISFVLSVSCLQVKTIVVLAAFRSARPGSGALMKWFGPGQQRGSVCVFTCIQIIICIIWLSLSPPEPRPDFDTPGLKVTLKCAMDSVVGFSLVLGYIGLLACTCLLLAFLARKLPDNFNEAKLITFSMLIFCAVWVAFVPAYVSSPGKYAVAVEIFAILASSYGLLFCIFAPKCFIILLRPEKNTKKHMMAR, encoded by the exons ATGGTGAGGAAGAGCAGGAGGCGGGCACTGAGGCGATGCAACTCACTTGCTCCTCAA AACACTCCACCCATGTCTCGGCTTTCCTGGTTCCCCACTCGGCGCTGGCCATCCTCAACCCTGTTGCTGCTCCTGGTGGGGCTGCTGAGCAGGCAGCCAGGCCTGAGGGTGGGTCTGCAGGCAGTCCACACGCTGACTTGTCCTCGGTGGGGAACGCCCGGAAATCGGGGGCTTTTCCGGGATGGAGAGATTGTCATCGGCGGTCTCTTTCACGTCCATTACACGCCTCCGCCCATGGACAACGACTTCACTGACGAGCCACGCTACAAAGAATGCACCGT TTTAGAGCATCTCCCAATGCAGTACATCTACGCCATGGTGTTCGCGGTGGAGGAAATCAACCGGAACCCCACCTTGTTGCCAGGCATCCACCTGGGCTACCACATCCGCGATAGCTGCGCCTCGCACCCCTGGGCCACGCAGGCCGCCCTCTCACTGGTGAGCGGGGACAGCAGCAGCTGCAACCCCGAGGACATCGCGGAAGATTCGAAAG GTGTTCCCTTGATCATCGGTGGGGCTTCATCCAAAACCGCCATAGTCCTCTCCAGAGTCCTGAGTCCACTCTCTGTGCCTTTA ATGAGCTACCAGTCGAGCTGCCCTTGTTTGAGCGACAGGCGTCAGTTTCCCAACTTCTTCAGGACCATCCCCAGCGACATCTACCAAGCGCGAGCCATCGCCAGTCTGGCCTTATACTTCAAGTGGACCTGGATCGGCGCGGTGGTCGCCAACGACGACTACGGTCTAGTGGCAGTGAAG TTGTTCCAGGAGGAGACCCTGGGGTCGGGGGTGTGTTTGGCCTTTTTAGAGACTCTAAATAGGCCAAACATTGCGAGCGATGCCAGGAGAGCAGCCCTCGCCATTAAAGCATCGAGCGCCAAAGTGATCCTTGTTTTTTCCTGGTACACGGAAGTGAGGGAGGTGTTTCTGCAACTGGCCCAGATGAAT GTGACTGACAGGCAGTTTATAGCCAGTGAGGCTTGGAGCACCAGTGGCAGCCTTCTCCAAAATCCCATCACCTCAAAAGTGGCGAGCGGAGTCCTCGGCATAGCCATACGTAGCTCGCCAATATTGGGATTCGAGAATTACATCCGGAGTCTGACCCCATTCCGTCGCCCCGATGACGACTTCTTAACGGAATTCTGGGAACAGGAATTTGCCTGTCGAATTCCAGACGGCTCGGCGTCAACACCGAGCGCAAACATGTCCAACCCGAGGACTTCACTGCCCCTCTGCAGTGGGGAGGAGTCCCTGGAGGTGGTAGATAACCTCTTTACCGACACCTCCCAGCTACGACAGGCCTATAATGTCTATCTGGCTGTTTACGCCGCAGCTCACGCCATTCACAACCGCCTCGCTTGCCCCGCCACTACCTCCAGGGACCGCAGCTCCACCTGTTCCTCCACCAAGGATGTCAAACCTGCTGAG CTGCTGCAGCACTTAAACGAGGTCAACTTCACCACGCCGCAGGGAGAAAGGCTTTATTTCCAAGGGGGCGACATACCGCCTAAATACGACCTCGTCAATTGGCAGAAAACCCCCGAAGGCTCCCTGAAACTCGTCCTGGTCGGCCACGTGGACGGCCACGACATCCATCTGAATGACACGGCTGTCCAGTGGAGCTCAGGATCCCTTCAG GTGCCTTCTTCGGTGTGCAGTGAGAGCTGCCCTCCTGGCACCAGAGTGGCCAGAAGGAAAGGAGAACCTATTTGCTGCTTTGACTGCATCCAATGTGCTGATGGGGAGATAAGCAATACAACCG GGTCATCCAACTGTGAACGCTGTCCAGTGGAGACTTGGTCCAACACGGACAGGACAGCCTGCATCCCTCGCCAGCTGGACTTCCTGTCCTTCAACGAGACTTTGGGCATCAccctgactacagtagccgtgTCGGGCACCATGGTGACCACTGCTGTCTTTGTGGTATTTCTCTACTACAGACACACACCTGTG gtCCGAGCCAACAATTGCGAGCTGAGCTTCCTGCTCCTCTTGTCACTCAAACTCTGCTTCCTGTGCTCGCTGCTCTTCATCGGGCGTCCATCAGCCTGGGCTTGTCGCTTCCAGCAGGCTGCCTTCGGCATCAGTTTTGTACTCAGTGTGTCCTGCCTCCAAGTGAAAACCATTGTGGTTCTGGCAGCGTTCCGCTCAGCCCGTCCTGGCTCCGGAGCCCTGATGAAGTGGTTCGGTCCGGGCCAGCAGAGAGGGAGCGTGTGCGTGTTCACTTGCATACAG ATCATCATCTGCATTATATGGCTATCACTCAGCCCCCCCGAACCTAGACCAGACTTCGATACCCCCGGGTTAAAGGTCACTCTCAAGTGTGCCATGGACTCTGTAGTGGGGTTCTCCCTGGTTCTGGGCTACATCGGCCTGCTGGCTTGCACCTGCCTTCTCCTGGCCTTCCTCGCAAGGAAACTTCCGGACAACTTCAACGAGGCCAAGCTGATCACCTTCAGCATGCTCATCTTCTGCGCCGTCTGGGTGGCGTTTGTTCCCGCCTATGTCAGCTCGCCCGGGAAGTACGCCGTCGCCGTGGAGATCTTTGCGATTCTTGCCTCCAGTTACGGCTTGCTATTCTGTATTTTTGCACCAAAGTGTTTTATCATTCTTTTGAGGCCTGAGAAAAATACCAAGAAACACATGATGGCCAGGTAG